A region of Phaeodactylum tricornutum CCAP 1055/1 chromosome 14, whole genome shotgun sequence DNA encodes the following proteins:
- a CDS encoding alpha mannosidase (Enzyme involved in N-glycan biosynthesis), whose product MRQLVRTLSFDNPDGGVWKQGWNVTARDDFTNAQPLQVFVVPHSHCDPGWIKTFDDYFQSQTRQILTTVVQALQRDQRRKFIWAEISYFEWWYREQKDDTRKVVQTLLDNKQLQFVTGGWVQPDEANSELYAMEIQLQEGHDWIRQTFGDAHVPKHGWSIDPFGYSPTMAYLL is encoded by the coding sequence ATGCGCCAATTGGTTCGGACCTTGAGCTTTGACAATCCCGATGGAGGCGTCTGGAAACAGGGATGGAACGTCACGGCACGGGACGACTTTACCAACGCTCAGCCGCTACAGGTATTCGTCGTCCCGCACTCCCACTGTGATCCGGGATGGATCAAGACCTTTGACGATTACTTCCAATCGCAGACTCGCCAAATCCTTACCACCGTCGTCCAGGCTCTCCAACGAGACCAACGCCGCAAATTCATCTGGGCCGAAATTTCCTACTTTGAATGGTGGTACCGCGAACAAAAGGACGACACTCGAAAAGTGGTCCAAACGCTCCTTGATAATAAGCAGCTGCAATTCGTCACGGGCGGATGGGTACAACCGGACGAGGCCAATTCGGAATTATACGCTATGGAAATTCAACTGCAGGAAGGGCATGATTGGATTCGACAAACGTTCGGGGACGCCCATGTCCCCAAACACGGATGGTCCATTGATCCCTTTGGCTATTCCCCCACTATGGCCTACCTTTTG
- a CDS encoding predicted protein, protein MLKRRRETTFVNSAGALGDKDDRERKQSLERSSRKNGLTRLEFGVAVITFVFVMLSTTAVVRITRGKRSDVKSTDSKQIRGSMASISIEHNDISISGVPLPPPPSPLPLPQQLLSRDADFAIVTTDVRGNLGPASVLQQTVPGEDWLKDRWQAASDMHGTAIHGAHWVQYVFGNFRNPTISHNDIAKEPFVRVASLVLDWETAVSNDYTIQCGNHSLSSFSREYEKNNSASFVEWETVFDSTKDSYTIDKWGQSPGVKQAMPLHILHNVTLATMVSSAPTCRVVRLWIRSSDHGWGVSLWQVDVYGWKDQKSMNDTHFKSR, encoded by the coding sequence ATGCTCAAGAGGCGTCGAGAAACCACGTTTGTAAACTCGGCTGGCGCTTTGGGCGACAAAGATGATCGGGAACGAAAGCAGTCATTGGAAAGGTCAAGCCGGAAGAATGGGTTAACTAGGCTCGAATTCGGCGTCGCTGTCATCACCTTTGTCTTTGTGATGCTGTCAACGACCGCTGTAGTCAGAATAACGCGAGGAAAACGCTCTGATGTGAAATCGACAGATTCCAAACAAATCAGGGGCAGTATGGCATCAATATCCATCGAGCACAACGACATTTCGATTTCTGGTGTTCCTCtgccaccgccaccgtccCCACTACCGCTACCCCAGCAGCTGCTTTCGCGGGATGCCGATTTCGCCATCGTGACAACGGATGTACGTGGAAATCTTGGTCCGGCATCGGTTCTGCAGCAAACAGTTCCGGGGGAGGACTGGTTGAAGGATCGGTGGCAGGCGGCGTCTGACATGCACGGGACGGCCATTCATGGGGCGCACTGGGTACAGTACGTGTTTGGTAATTTTCGTAATCCTACCATATCTCACAACGATATCGCTAAGGAGCCTTTCGTTCGTGTGGCTAGCCTCGTGCTGGATTGGGAAACGGCAGTTTCTAATGATTATACGATTCAATGTGGCAACCATTCTCTCTCGAGTTTTTCTCGGGAGTACGAGAAAAACAACTCGGCTTCATTTGTGGAATGGGAAACAGTGTTCGATAGTACGAAAGATTCATATACAATAGACAAATGGGGTCAAAGTCCAGGCGTAAAACAAGCGATGCCGCTCCATATTCTGCACAACGTCACCCTGGCGACGATGGTCTCGTCCGCACCGACCTGCCGAGTTGTTCGCCTATGGATACGGAGCTCGGATCACGGCTGGGGCGTCTCACTGTGGCAAGTCGACGTGTACGGATGGAAGGACCAAAAGTCGATGAATGACACTCACTTTAAATCTCGATGA
- a CDS encoding predicted protein, with protein MEDSRQKASNGDQTTRRHKNSKEKRPNHCLFQTANESLETMPSETLRYLLALWIVSLSVMSIGFILSGPRASPLPRGYFLVDNTSDSLVAAAAAAAVYLPRPVGWWGFPSTSISQQPRFLRGSDATSRRESDTLAHEFWMYTNTNTEHILTHTSGNSRHPTSQVTAVPQSERDHNDPQTVWLKADEVSEKTLFVCREIRDETNRFTVATPRRLAIQDDRGASSNTAESEESLRPVGKNPTLIPEPSTDNDATPPTESTTPSQANTSRDSRFWNLVVVAMFLALAAIIVISAVVLRFCNRKQGKTSKGRRETHAAATEADLSKIARIQATALPPPVNVISSRNSQILDDDDWSLSRISTMTASLVDLDGTLEERLAEYLQQQRIAEGEAEITATIIEDLDGHGVSRANTSDSVSTRGHVSSALSYRSTSPDWSDVDEIDSKSVESGDIESGTPHLRGEVFMDTHATPKMSNLTTLNSSTDSDIYTLEERDDDDGDENDSLEWRELVDDKQKILEKVVASIPSEDRFIRPVSRGPLEPEDNHFVRDVYFVPIVTTGTSLGLDVLDASCEVTHPIVSSIHEQSPLTDRVFEGDILLAVNESETAGWTNTKLSTWMAHHSKTSAAIKLTIMSSHTAGVNVSAASAASLRFELSS; from the exons ATGGAAGATTCCAGACAAAAGGCCAGTAATGGAGACCAAACGACTAGACGAcacaaaaacagcaaagaaaaaagacCGAACCActgccttttccaaaccgCAAACGAGTCGCTGGAAACTATGCCGTCGGAAACCTTACGCTACCTACTCGCACTATGGATTGTCTCACTGTCCGTGATGTCCATAGGATTCATTCTTTCCGGTCCACGCGCTTCTCCACTACCACGAGGGTATTTCCTGGTCGACAACACGAGTGACTCTCTAGtagcggcggcggcagcagcagcagtgtACTTGCCTCGTCCAGTTGGCTGGTGGGGTTTTCCCAGCACTTCCATTTCCCAGCAACCAAGGTTCCTACGCGGCTCCGACGCGACGTCACGCCGGGAGTCCGATACGTTGGCGCACGAATTTTGGATGTATACCAACACAAATACCGAGCATATCTTGACGCATACGTCCGGAAACTCCCGGCATCCAACC TCCCAAGTCACGGCTGTACCGCAATCGGAACGGGACCACAACGACCCGCAGACTGTTTGGTTGAAAGCTGACGAGGTGTCTGAAAAAACTCTCTTCGTATGCCGTGAG ATACGTGACGAAACGAATCGTTTCACGGTCGCCACTCCACGACGGCTCGCTATTCAAGACGACCGCGGCGCCTCAAGCAATACCGCCGAGTCGGAGGAGTCCTTGCGTCCCGTTGGGAAAAACCCAACGTTAATTCCAGAGCCAAGCACCGATAATGACGCCACACCTCCGACAGAATCCACGACTCCTTCGCAGGCAAACACATCGCGAGATAGTCGATTTTGGAACCTTGTCGTGGTCGCGATGTTTCTGGCGTTGGCGGCAATCATTGTGATCTCGGCCGTCGTCCTTCGATTTTGCAATAGGAAACAGGGCAAGACGTCCAAGGGACGCCGGGAGACCCACGCCGCAGCCACAGAGGCAGATCTTTCAAAAATTGCTCGCATTCAGGCCACTGCACTGCCACCTCCAGTGAATGTTATCTCTTCCCGAAATTCACAAAttctcgacgacgacgattggTCTTTGTCGCGAATATCCACGATGACAGCCAGTCTTGTAGACCTCGACGGTACGTTGGAAGAGCGCTTGGCAGAATACCTTCAGCAACAGCGGATCGCTGAAGGTGAAGCAGAAATTACGGCGACAATCATCGAAGATTTAGATGGGCATGGCGTATCTCGCGCCAATACCAGCGACTCCGTTTCAACTCGAGGGCATGTCTCGAGCGCGCTATCGTATCGCAGTACATCGCCGGACTGGAGTGACGTAGACGAAATTGATTCAAAAAGCGTAGAGAGTGGCGACATCGAAAGTGGTACACCTCATTTGCGTGGGGAAGTGTTTATGGATACCCACGCGACACCCAAGATGAGCAATTTAACTACCCTCAACTCGTCGACGGATAGCGATATCTATACTTTGGAAGAGcgcgatgacgacgatggagacgAGAACGACTCACTGGAGTGGCGTGAATTGGTTGACGATAAGCAAAAGATATTAGAAAAGGTGGTGGCGAGTATTCCTAGTGAGGATCGGTTCATCCGGCCTGTGTCACGTGGACCCCTCGAACCTGAGGACAATCATTTTGTACGGGACGTTTATTTCGTCCCGATAGTAACGACTGGTACGAGTCTCGGACTGGACGTTTTGGACGCGTCCTGTGAAGTGACGCATCCTATTGTATCCAGTATCCACGAGCAGAGCCCCCTGACGGACCGCGTCTTTGAGGGAGACATCCTGCTGGCCGTTAACGAATCCGAAACCGCAGGATGGACGAATACAAAGCTATCGACTTGGATGGCACATCACTCAAAGACCTCTGCAGCCATTAAGTTGACGATTATGAGCTCGCACACTGCTGGCGTGAATGTCTCAGCTGCTTCTGCCGCCTCTCTGCGGTTCGAGTTGTCATCTTAG
- a CDS encoding predicted protein, translating to MTFTNNHHDNDDDKDNPTPHHTSTHPRGINALRVRQEHNLVESFGEALLDRVRTLRRSSETRESFHPSTPTTPASPSTLPFFWSWSPQEKRLLTSLPIAWGHGAAAGLLTLVVLRTGPHTLARFLQKHYYRTRSSNNSQNNTSTTSPFQSSTSTRDPFNLSQESKMSRALWWTVDLALSLLAAATVVSVRTDRDAVYRTLATLPLQPGTSHWCHQLCPVAMTTVQQFQDDPDTARLLSRPHTPSLEHILAATRHCQQRTAYTQRQARQSPPTAPSPTTSPALVAVPPNGLPPGLEFLPLTRDDFGDVYDLTVWTVPEIDQEIDYAVDETTWNVENGSRTRGT from the coding sequence ATGACATTTACGAACAATCAtcacgacaacgacgacgataaaGACAACCCCACTCCTCACCATACGTCGACCCATCCGCGTGGCATCAACGCTTTACGTGTTCGACAGGAGCACAACCTCGTGGAATCCTTTGGCGAGGCCTTGCTCGATCGCGTCCGCACCCTTCGACGCTCCTCGGAGACTCGGGAATCTTTTCATccgtcgacgccgacgactCCGGCATCGCCCTCCACGTTGCCGTTTTTCTGGTCCTGGTCGCCACAGGAAAAGCGTTTGTTGACGTCCCTACCGATTGCCTGGGGACACGGAGCCGCTGCGGGATTGCTCACGCTCGTCGTCTTACGTACCGGTCCCCATACATTGGCACGCTTTCTACAAAAACACTACTACCGCACTCGATCGTCCAACAATAGCCAAAACAACACCTCCACCACGAGTCCCTTCCAATCGTCAACGTCTACCCGAGATCCTTTCAACCTTTCCCAGGAATCAAAAATGTCTCGCGCCTTGTGGTGGACCGTCGATTTGGCCCTCAGTCTCTTGGCCGCCGCTACGGTCGTCTCGGTGCGTACCGATCGGGACGCCGTTTACCGCACACTCGCAACCCTTCCTCTCCAACCGGGAACTTCCCACTGGTGTCACCAGCTTTGTCCCGTCGCCATGACCACCGTCCAGCAATTCCAGGATGACCCCGACACGGCTCGTCTCTTATCCCGTCCGCATACTCCCAGTCTCGAACACATTCTGGCCGCAACCCgacactgtcaacaacgCACCGCCTACACCCAACGTCAAGCACGACAGTCTCCACCAACCGCACCATCACCCACAACATCCCCGGCCCTGGTAGCCGTCCCACCTAACGGTTTGCCACCCGGCCTCGAATTTTTGCCTCTCACCCGCGACGACTTTGGTGACGTTTACGATTTAACCGTCTGGACCGTACCAGAAATCGACCAGGAAATAGACTACGCGGTCGACGAAACAACGTGGAACGTTGAAAATGGATCCCGTACGAGGGGGACGTGA
- a CDS encoding predicted protein yields MRMQVLLLVSAISGTAARLGGIAPTSIQESATASVSTARTSGIRSHYPIKQRRELETEQLSWADFEEWRISYSEDSRPKVLPAFYVDLFETSGDLSADSLALYETAMEQFLTAELGAVYNERPRVASVRAKVLSQRVLSQSVTRQRRLDDTLGDGGTTGTDGVMIGTQFETQVNVTFVNDPSPSVYAMRTLISSIMDRDMSGFVGNLSAAAGDDPALTPTEARYRGAEGDGVSITTDDLVGGSDRDDDITDDGVAGIIDGGNRPVEEDDPNLTFIVPILAAACILIALLALLVTRRRKQNSSTHLDAVDDDMDIYTVDGRDVFSEEDVVSPKEHNRETETKVAPSSPVLDSTQGDKGALEDGDDVFADLPDSPHRQTGFGSVFSFWSNFSRASTILASNRNKPAKDSEGSSKEAAAIGTTAGVGAIVVARSSRRQRSPENTPGSHMSSLYTSDEEDGVPDTSGSDINSTFETNATTDSVLMSPQFEKKRSFEEPSFHKSQIQAPTAIETTKEVDSTQFVSQVLKQTQDVSVAPQDEDSAKASSLALGLVGATALSESPDVEVLSPEAAANDPADEKSNQVPLGGAAVVLSAADHESVKSRPQEDQPGSPRANKRNSVKLEWDSPERSSKNMAIAKSNVEKFSPKAARSSGGPSLTSTPRRSGRRHAKSTTGDGTMDYQAQTMNAGEAQTSFDVSLSDTETHGPSESHGITRSLFFNTSKIKSPKSPSEAHNVASPSSPASMSSLGSRNSVSVKSGASEQSASRKVIADLVWLEKKIADASRRIATSPQSTNAPGKPKTSAIDQSSDSLSFASKEGVVSASTSCDSTFEVGSPQSGSGMPQAEELIVCRDCFAPPGKLKIIIHSTKDGPAVHTVKDGSSLTGHVFAGDLIISVDDIDTRSFTAEQVMKMMTSRTKFERKITVLHFEAAVAKQEVTL; encoded by the coding sequence ATGCGTATGCAAGTGCTTTTGCTCGTGAGCGCCATTAGTGGAACAGCGGCTAGGCTCGGTGGAATCGCACCGACGTCTATACAGGAGAGTGCGACCGCTTCGGTTTCGACGGCCAGAACATCCGGCATTCGTTCGCACTATCCCATCAAGCAACGTCGTGAGCTCGAAACGGAGCAGCTTTCGTGGGCCGACTTCGAGGAGTGGCGCATCAGCTACTCAGAAGATAGTCGACCCAAAGTCCTGCCTGCTTTTTACGTCGATTTGTTCGAGACTAGTGGTGACTTGTCGGCGGATTCTCTTGCCCTCTACGAGACCGCTATGGAGCAATTTCTGACCGCCGAGCTGGGTGCCGTCTACAATGAACGCCCTCGCGTTGCAAGTGTTCGTGCCAAAGTGCTTTCCCAACGCGTCCTTTCACAGTCCGTCACGCGCCAACGCCGTCTTGACGACACTCTTGGTGATGGTGGTACCACCGGAACAGACGGTGTCATGATAGGGACGCAGTTCGAAACGCAAGTTAACGTGACTTTTGTCAATGATCCATCACCCAGTGTGTACGCCATGCGTACCCTCATAAGTAGTATCATGGATCGCGACATGTCAGGCTTTGTTGGAAATCTATCGGCTGCCGCGGGCGACGATCCCGCTCTTACCCCTACTGAGGCTAGGTACCGTGGCGCAGAGGGGGATGGTGTCAGCATCACAACCGACGATCTCGTTGGAGGATCTGACCGGGATGACGATATCACCGATGACGGTGTTGCTGGGATCATTGATGGTGGTAACAGGCCGGTCGAGGAGGATGATCCGAATCTCACTTTTATTGTTCCGATTCTCGCTGCCGCTTGCATCCTCATTGCGCTCTTGGCGCTACTGGTGACCCGTCGTAGAAAGCAAAACAGCAGCACGCATCTAGATGCCGTTGATGATGACATGGATATTTACACCGTGGATGGGAGGGATGTTTTCAGCGAGGAAGACGTTGTCAGTCCCAAAGAACACAATCGTGAAACCGAAACAAAGGTTGCACCTTCGTCTCCCGTGCTAGATTCTACACAAGGCGACAAGGGGGCTCTGgaagacggcgacgacgTCTTTGCTGATTTGCCAGACTCTCCCCATCGCCAAACCGGGTTCGGATCCGTCTTTTCTTTCTGGTCAAATTTTTCAAGGGCCTCTACTATATTGGCTTCGAATCGTAACAAGCCCGCCAAAGATTCGGAAGGGTCCTCTAAGGAGGCTGCCGCGATTGGTACTACGGCAGGTGTTGGAGCCATTGTCGTTGCAAGATCCAGCCGTCGGCAAAGATCGCCGGAGAACACTCCAGGCTCGCACATGTCTTCGCTCTATACATCTGATGAGGAGGACGGAGTTCCAGACACGTCTGGGAGCGATATAAATTCGACGTTTGAAACGAATGCCACTACCGACTCCGTTCTTATGTCCCCCCAATTTGAGAAAAAGCGTTCTTTCGAAGAGCCCTCCTTCCACAAATCCCAGATTCAGGCACCAACAGCTATAGAAACGACCAAGGAAGTTGATTCCACTCAGTTTGTATCCCAAGTTCTAAAGCAGACGCAAGATGTCTCTGTCGCGCCTCAAGACGAGGACTCGGCGAAGGCGTCTTCGCTTGCTTTGGGCCTTGTCGGCGCGACGGCTCTTTCCGAGTCCCCAGATGTTGAGGTCCTTTCACCTGAAGCTGCTGCAAACGATCCAGCCGACGAGAAAAGCAATCAGGTCCCACTCGGAGGGGCGGCGGTCGTCCTCTCTGCTGCCGATCACGAGTCCGTCAAGTCAAGACCTCAAGAGGATCAACCAGGAAGTCCTAGAGCAAACAAACGGAACTCAGTGAAATTGGAGTGGGACAGTCCAGAAAGAAGTAGCAAAAACATGGCGATAGCTAAATCCAATGTCGAAAAATTCTCTCCGAAAGCAGCTAGAAGCTCTGGCGGTCCTTCACTCACCTCGACTCCCCGACGAAGTGGGCGGCGGCATGCTAAATCCACAACGGGAGATGGCACTATGGATTATCAGGCACAGACGATGAATGCTGGAGAAGCCCAGACTTCTTTTGACGTTTCACTTAGCGATACAGAAACACATGGTCCTTCCGAAAGCCACGGAATCACTCGCAGCCTGTTTTTCAATACCTCCAAGATTAAGAGTCCGAAATCACCCAGCGAGGCACATAACGTTGCGAGCCCATCTTCACCAGCTTCTATGAGCTCCTTGGGATCCCGTAACAGCGTCTCCGTGAAATCCGGGGCATCGGAGCAGTCCGCTAGTCGCAAAGTGATAGCGGATTTGGTCTGGCtggaaaagaagattgcgGATGCTAGTCGTAGAATTGCTACATCACCACAGTCAACGAACGCCCCTGGCAAACCTAAAACGTCTGCCATAGACCAGTCTAGCGATTCACTTTCCTTTGCATCTAAGGAAGGAGTAGTTTCTGCCTCCACTTCATGCGATTCAACCTTTGAAGTTGGTTCTCCCCAGAGCGGTTCCGGGATGCCTCAAGCCGAGGAGCTCATTGTATGCCGCGACTGCTTTGCACCTCCGGGTAAACTTAAGATAATCATCCATTCCACCAAAGATGGACCGGCAGTTCACACGGTTAAAGACGGCAGCAGTCTCACGGGTCACGTGTTCGCCGGAGACCTGATCATCAGCGTCGACGATATCGACACGAGGTCATTTACGGCGGAGCAAGTtatgaagatgatgacaagCAGGACCAAATTTGAACGAAAGATTACCGTATTGCATTTCGAAGCTGCCGTGGCGAAGCAGGAAGTAACGCTGTGA
- a CDS encoding predicted protein → MVPTVTPLLRCEVGGRLRWLLPLLVVLYHRAVGASAAVTDGVSFGMDLQLRSSADSDPSSMIVQLLNPTILFLDDIFTDAFPQTFTQVRFTVNEYDIAAATGDNVDRFYLGAIRLKGTAYFRVDDNEDAVDGLPSTARVGAVAAQAFQEYDVEYLETLIGTTTDPFLNGLTYTIVKINGGGAVNPEQPSSLPSSDEPALETWMIVLIAGTAVLCAVLCSCILWLCCCVSDLDDTHAEQRSTYPAVTKSDSRGTTKTTESPEADSSAPGRPRSLSPVHSIASQDSSIFTYNPRSTTRARSVDKQAFASFASQTTDMDMEQWQQNSVLGGSSADTSMDRSNHDSSSSLPFGNDISAIENKKDLSLIAEGTDEDSATPLKPEELMQLQAQQLALAAHNNNNAREQSRSYLSQAALEDLEQGRRQRQQQQQRESDSNLSILARQPPQDATNHVIQDLHDLSYEIAQIRSVKSADSSRGRGRSRRRS, encoded by the coding sequence ATGGTTCCCACCGTGACACCGTTGCTACGGTGTGAAGTGGGTGGGCGACTGCGGTGGTTACTGCCTTTGCTGGTCGTGCTGTATCACCGAGCCGTCGGAGCATCCGCCGCAGTCACCGACGGGGTTTCCTTCGGCATGGACTTGCAGTTGCGGAGTTCGGCCGATTCGGATCCATCCAGCATGATTGTGCAATTACTCAACCCGACGATTCTCTTCCTCGACGACATCTTTACCGACGCATTCCCTCAAACCTTTACGCAGGTCCGCTTCACCGTCAACGAGTACGACATTGCCGCTGCTACCGGTGACAACGTCGACCGATTCTATCTCGGCGCCATTCGACTCAAGGGAACGGCGTACTTTCGAGTGGACGACAATGAGGATGCGGTGGACGGTTTGCCTTCGACCGCGCGGGTCGGTGCGGTAGCCGCCCAAGCTTTTCAGGAATACGATGTGGAATACCTCGAGACCTTGATCGGAACCACGACGGATCCGTTCCTCAACGGACTCACCTACACCATTGTCAAGATCAACGGCGGCGGAGCCGTCAATCCGGAACAGCCCAGCTCGCTTCCCAGCAGCGACGAGCCGGCCCTGGAGACCTGGATGATTGTCCTCATTGCCGGAACCGCCGTCTTGTGCGCCGTCCTCTGTAGTTGCATCCTTTGGTTATGTTGCTGTGTCTCGGACCTGGACGACACCCACGCGGAGCAGCGTTCTACCTACCCCGCCGTCACCAAGTCCGACAGCCGCGGGACCACCAAGACGACCGAGTCGCCGGAGGCCGACTCGTCCGCTCCCGGACGACCGCGATCCCTCTCCCCCGTGCATTCCATTGCCAGTCAAGATTCCTCCATTTTCACCTACAACCCGCGTTCCACCACCCGCGCACGCTCCGTGGACAAGCAAGCCTTTGCGTCCTTCGCGTCGCAAACGACGGATATGGACATGGAACAGTGGCAGCAAAATTCCGTATTGGGCGGTAGTTCTGCCGACACCAGTATGGATCGCAGCAACCACGATTCCAGTTCCAGTCTGCCCTTTGGCAACGATATTTCTGCCATTGAAAACAAGAAGGATCTCTCCTTGATTGCCGAAGGCACCGACGAGGATTCCGCCACGCCGCTCAAGCCGGAAGAATTGATGCAGTTGCAAGCCCAGCAACTCGCGCTCGCCGCGcacaataacaacaacgCGCGGGAACAGTCTCGGTCCTATCTCTCCCAAGCTGCGCTCGAAGACTTGGAACAGGGCCGCCGacagcgacaacaacagcagcaacgcgaATCAGACTCGAACCTTTCCATACTTGCGCGACAGCCGCCACAGGATGCCACTAATCACGTCATTCAGGATCTCCACGATTTGAGTTACGAGATTGCCCAGATACGGTCCGTCAAGTCCGCGGACAGTAGTCGAGGAAGAGGCCGCAGTCGCCGTCGTTCCTAA
- a CDS encoding predicted protein produces the protein MSTPDVPPRTPAQARHDDEAFLVQGFATILHYHNDDIIAIRRIERDVDRDNIRTDFTPYEKKVLRISNYRNYHVGLAAGAFTMAVLSGITLWRTGTVRSVPLQKLVTNTKTQAYTQFDGVARRTQTPHHQQHHHNRNVPPKQPWRSEELDSSEASSPEIITSLHNMVFGAIAIVVTVVTANATLDRKAYVRGLSTVPLLPGSSQFCQRVCPALQEHYDRTIKSSVKLPQGHDAQTLWNDPVTDELESIVIMLHNCRQRQAFEADLRQSQTSPPPSWHKPVHIPPPGVPSNYLGISVGDAEQLTTDAEEGQT, from the coding sequence ATGTCCACACCGGATGTCCCTCCGCGTACGCCGGCACAAGCCcgtcacgacgacgaagcctttCTCGTACAGGGCTTTGCCACCATACTGCATTACCACAATGACGACATCATTGCCATTCGACGAATAGAAAGGGATGTGGATCGCGACAATATCCGTACCGACTTTACGCCGTACGAAAAGAAAGTATTACGGATTTCCAACTACCGCAACTACCACGTTGGCCTCGCCGCCGGTGCTTTTACCATGGCGGTCCTCAGCGGAATCACGCTTTGGCGAACCGGCACCGTGCGATCCGTTCCGCTGCAAAAACTCGTTACCAATACCAAAACACAAGCCTACACACAATTCGATGGCGTGGCCCGACGGACACAAACACCACACCATCAGCAACACCATCACAATCGCAACGTCCCACCCAAACAACCCTGGCGCTCCGAGGAATTGGACAGCTCGGAAGCGTCGAGTCCCGAAATTATTACCAGTCTCCACAATATGGTCTTTGGAgccattgccattgttgttacCGTTGTGACAGCCAACGCTACTCTGGATCGGAAAGCCTACGTTCGAGGACTCAGTACGGTACCCCTCCTACCCGGATCCTCCCAGTTCTGTCAACGCGTTTGTCCAGCACTCCAAGAACACTACGATCGTACCATCAAATCCAGCGTCAAATTACCACAAGGCCACGATGCCCAAACTTTATGGAACGACCCCGTTACGGACGAACTCGAGAGTATTGTGATTATGCTCCACAATTGCCGACAGCGACAAGCCTTCGAAGCCGATTTGCGGCAATCGCAAACATCCCCACCACCGTCGTGGCACAAACCTGTGCATATACCGCCGCCCGGAGTCCCGTCCAATTATTTGGGGATTTCTGTTGGAGACGCCGAACAACTCACCACCGACGCCGAAGAAGGTCAAACGTAA
- a CDS encoding predicted protein, which produces MTNPDDSKARRKEELDLARQFMEVFQRKLDVLRSDSSSQDSFQLEPQERAALLQINNFGLIEGAIAGGFSLFVLRRVRNGLTARLYQTTQQQQPRNPANAPPSPFSPPGTTPHVTNSPFQNTPPPPLPLSAAPSGAPSPSPGAVLRGFGWLTDVVVAFAVAVATSVACTDTKVILKILGDLPLVEGHSKVSQELCPEISTAWKRALRDPQVNSDLLEHPDTPYLQAVQEFYHNCQRRDAYERQLRKDKGVSSTYPVAVPPPGVPRRDDWLEAQPEDNKNNDDPSAGDFYDPSNDFSDDLSWTDDFVTDREDNENDAGDNRR; this is translated from the coding sequence ATGACCAATCCCGATGACAGTAAAGCCCGCCGTAAGGAGGAATTGGATTTAGCCCGACAATTCATGGAAGTCTTTCAACGCAAACTGGACGTCTTGCGCAGCGATTCGTCTTCCCAAGACTCCTTTCAACTCGAACCCCAAGAGCGTGCTGCTCTCTTGCAAATCAACAACTTTGGTCTCATCGAAGGCGCCATTGCCGGAGGATTTTCCTTGTTCGTCTTGCGACGTGTCCGGAATGGACTGACGGCTCGACTATACCAGACGacacagcagcagcaaccgAGGAACCCCGCGAACGCTCCGCCGTCACCCTTTTCGCCTCCGGGCACCACACCGCACGTGACCAATAGTCCGTTTCAAAACACACCGCCGCCTCCACTGCCGTTGTCCGCCGCTCCTTCCGGCGCTCCGAGTCCTTCCCCGGGGGCCGTGCTACGCGGATTTGGTTGGCTCACGGACGTGGTCGTGGCCTTCGCCGTCGCGGTCGCCACGTCCGTCGCTTGCACGGATACCAAAGTCATTCTCAAAATTCTTGGTGATTTGCCTTTGGTCGAAGGGCATTCCAAGGTGTCGCAGGAGCTGTGTCCCGAAATCAGTACGGCCTGGAAGCGGGCACTCCGCGATCCGCAAGTGAATTCCGATTTACTAGAACATCCTGACACGCCCTACTTGCAAGCGGTGCAAGAGTTTTACCATAACTGTCAACGACGAGATGCGTACGAGCGCCAATTACGCAAAGACAAAGGCGTTAGTTCAACCTATCCGGTGGCGGTGCCACCACCGGGAGTTCCTCGTCGAGACGACTGGCTGGAAGCGCAACCCGaagacaacaagaacaatgATGATCCTTCCGCGGGAGACTTTTACGATCCTTCGAATGACTTTTCCGACGATCTTTCTTGGACGGACGATTTTGTCACGGATCGGGAagacaacgaaaacgatgccGGAGACAATAGACGCTAA